The genomic window GAGCAGCAGCCGCTGCCCGACGGCGGAGACGGTGCCGGTCAGCGTGGCACCCTGCGCCGTCGTCACCTGCACGACCGCGGTCGAGGCCTGGACAGCCTCGTCGAACGAGAACTGAACCGGGTTGGTGACGGCTACGTCGGTCCATCCGTCCCCGGGCGACGAGGACACCACCTGCGGCGGTGTCGTGTCGACTGGCGGGACCGTCATGAAGACCGCGTCGACCCAGTAGTTCGTGCTGCGGTGGCTGTCCTGTGGGAAGGACGACCTGGCTCCGTATGCGTAGACGCCGTTAGGACCGTCAGCACCGTCGCGGAGGGCACGGACGGGCGGGTTGTCGCGGCCGCGCGCGTTGAAGGCCTCGACATCAGCCGCGTAGTGACCGGCTGGCGCATGGTAGGAAGCCACGTACGTAGTCCCTGCCGTCACCGGCACCGGGTTCGCGAACCGCAGCTCCTGCCAACCGGTAGCCGTCTCGTCGGCGAAGGTGCCGGTGGCCAGCAGCGTCCCGTCGTTGGTCCACAGGCTGCCGGTATGGGTGCCGGTGTTCCCGGGACCCTTGTAGAAGCGCACGCCGGCCACCCAGCCGTCGGCGTCAAAGCGCAGGCGAGTGCCGAGCTCGACCGGCCGGCCGTCGTCGGCCGCCGGCATACTTGGCACGGCATCGCTGAACAGCGTGCACGGGCACGCGCCGAGACCTGCCGTGGTGAAGGACCAGGTCAGCGCCCCGGTCATGACGTTTCCGCTCACGTCGGCTACACCGCTGACCGTGACGGTGTGGCCGGTCGCAGCCTGCAGCGGTGCCGCCGGGGTGAACCGGGCGGTGTGAGTGGAAGGCTCGTAGGTCGTCGTCCCGGCGACCGGAGTCCCCGAGGCCGTCGTCACCGTCAGCGACGCCGTCACCGGGTCGATCGGCTCGTTGAACGTCGCGCTGACCGTGCCGTCAAGCGGCACGCTGGTGACGCCCGTGCCGGGAGCCGTGCCCGTCACAGTGGGGGGCAGGACATCGGGAGCCGACTGGAAGACCACGTCGACCCAGTAGTTGGCGCCACCGGCAAGCCGATCCGGGAAGCCCCCGGCGCCGTAGAGGTAGACGCCGTTCGGCCCGTCCTGGCCGTTGCCCAGCGCCGTCAGCGGACCGCTGGTCACGGCGCCCGTGAGGCCGCCCGACGTCACCGAGTACCAGCCGGAACTCGTGTGGTACGAGACGACGTAGGTCGTGCCCGCGGTGATCTCGACCGGCTGGTCGAAGGCCGCTTCCTGCCAGCCGCTGGTGGACTCGGCCGAGAACGAGGCACGGGCGAGTTGCCGGCCGTCGGCCGACCACAGGGTGCCCGTGTGCGTGCCGGAGTTCTGCGGGCCCTTGTAGAAGCGGACGCCGGTGACCGTGCCGTCGGTGCTCGCCCGGAACCTCATGCCGAGTTCCACCGCGGACGGGTCGACGACGGTCACGACCGCAGGGACCACCGTGTCGTCCCAGATGCTGCAGGGGCACACCCCCGGGATGGCCGCGGCACGCATGGTCGTGAACGACCATGCCATCGGCGCGGCGAGGGCGTTGCCCGCCTCATCCTGGGCGGAGCTCAGGGTGGCGGTGAAGCGGGTGCCGGGTGCCAGTTGCTCAGTGGGCCGGAACGTCGCCGTCCGGGTGCCCGGGTCGTAGCCGGTGGCACCGGCGATGGGCGAGCCGCCTGCTCCGGTCACCTGCATCCGGACGCTCGTCGCCTGCACCGGCTCGTCGAACACCACGCTGACCGCCGTGGTGGGCGGGACGCTGGTGCTGCCGTCGAGGGGGCTGCCGACGGTTGCCACAGGGGCACGGGTGTCCGGGGGCTGGGTGCTCTGAAAGACGACGTCGACCCAGTAGTTGGTCGACTGATAGGTGCTCGTCGGGAAGCCAGGGCCGCCCAGGTGGTAGACGCCGTTGGGCGCTCCCTGCACGTCTCGGAGTGCTGTGAGCGGCTCGGTGGTGACGCCCGCGAGGGCGAAGGCGGTGGTGTCGGCGGCGTACCCGCCGACCGGCGCGTAGTAGGAGGCCACGTAGTCGGTACCGGCCTCGACCGGCACTGCCGTGGGGAAGGCCAACGTCTGCCACCCGCTGGCCGTCTCGTCGGTGAAGGTGCCGGTAGCGAGGAGCCGGCCGTCGGTGGTCCACAGGCTGCCGGTGTGCCTGCCCGAGTTGCCAGTGCCCTTGTAGAACCGCACGCCGGTCACGTAGCCGGCAACCTGCGACTGCCAGCGGACACCGAGCTCCACCGGCGTCGAGTCGGCTGTGGCCGGCGTCCGCGGTACAGCGGAGTCCGGCCAGATGGTGCAAGGACAGGTGCGCTGTTCGACGGAGGCGTCCAGGGTGACCGGCTCAGAGAGACGTGCGCTGTCGTCGACCGCGCGCACCTGCACGGCCAACAGCCCAGAGACGGTGGGGGTGTGGGTGTAAGACCACGTTTCACGTCCTTGGGCCGGGTGCCAGGTGGCACCCCCGTCGATGGAGACCTCGACGCCAGTGACGACACCACCGGTGTCGGCAGCGGTGCCGCGGACGGTGACCGGGGACCCCACGGTCACGGTGTCGGTGGGTGTGGGGGCGGTGATGGTCACCGTCGGTGGCGTGATGTCCGTGCTGGCGGAAGCCTCGACCAACTCGCTCTGCAGCGTGACTGGCTGCACGCCCATGTCGGCGAACAAGTTGACCGTCGCCTGGCGCATCGGGTCGTTGGCGACCCGATCACCACCGTCGTGCTCGTCGTCGAGGCCCCAGGACCACTGCACGGTGCCGGCCGCGAAGACGAGTGCCTTGCTCGAAGGATCTCGGTAGAGGGACAGGTTGTGTGTCGCCTGCCCGGGCGCGAAGACAATTCCGTAGTCGTCCTGGATGACGTCTCTCTCGGCCACGTCAACGACCGTCTCCGACAGGTGAGCCAGCCCGGGGGGGCGGAAGCCGTTGTGGAAGTCCGCATCCCACTCGTAGCCCAGCGTGCCGGGACCGAACGTCCACGTGCGTCCGGCGTTCTGTGTCGCGACGGGCGTGTTGCGCCACAAGCGGGTCCTGCCGTACTCCGCCGGGACGGCGATGGAATCCCTACGGGTGTCCACATTGTTTCCATTAACCTTAAATTGTTGACCGATGAGCGCGTTCTCCGGCTGGACCCCTGCACCCGCCCGCGGGTCGCGCCACAGCCCGGTCCATTCACCCGATGGGTCCGCTGGTGCGTTGGGCAGGCCGGTCTTGTAGCAAACGAGCGTGCGGTGCTGTGTGCCAGAGCCGTCGATGGCCGGCTCCCAGCGAGTTCGCCAGTACATCTCGTTGCCGCTGAAGAAGCCCAGGTTCACTCCGGCCGCCTTGGCGCGCTCCACCGCGGCTCGCTGGGCTCCGGACCAGTACTCGTCGTGGCCAACGGACAGGAAGAGACGGTGGTTGGTCAGCCGGCCACCGGATCGGTCGGTGTCGACCCCGGAGATGTAGGTGACGTCGTAGCCGTTGCGCTCGAGAAACCTGATCATGGGGTACTCGGCCCAATAGACCTGTCCCGCCATTTCACCGGCGGCCAGCGGGCGGTTGTAACTCACTTTGTAGGCGCGCCCTGGACCGTAAGCGCCGCCCGCCGGACCCGGCCCGTCCCCGGCGTAGAGGTTGGCACCGCCCCACGTGTTGTACGCCTGCCAGGTGGTGTCGGAGGTCTGGAACACGACGTCAGAGCGGCTCCTGTCGTCCCGCACGACGAAGGTGACCTGGTTCTCCCCGATCCTGTCCAACCGTCGCAGCACGGCGAGGTAGACGCCCGTGACGGCGTCGGCCGGGACCATCCAACTGGCAGAGACACCCCAGTTTCCGCAGTCGACAAGGCCAGTGGCCGCGTCACGGAGGCAGTCGGGTTGACTCTGCGGCATCGGCGCTGAAGGCAACACCGAGTCGACGAGTCGGCCTCCCGTGCCGCCGTACCAGCCCAGCCGATAGATGTCGACTCGGTAGTTGTGCGAATCCGTACGGATCTTGAAGTCGACCCGCTGACCGATGTCGACGCTCATGTCCGTCGCAAAGCCCTCGATGCTGCTGTCGGGCGAGACGAACCAGTCGGTCGTGCCGGCGCGGGTGTTCTCGCATGCCACCGCGCTGCGGACTGGGGCCGCGCATGGATCGGCGGCGAGCGCGCGCGTGGGCACGGTGACCAGACCCACCGTCACCAGTGTGACCGCGACGAGCACCAGCCCGAGCCGGCGCAGGACCGAGGAGGTGCGCGGGGTGTCCATCAGTACGCCCCCAGGGGCCGGGTGACGGCCCGGAAGGTCTTCCAGATGATCTGCAGGTCCAGGGCCAGCGACCAGTTCTCCACGTAGCGCAGGTCCAGCCGCACGGCCTCGTCCCAGGTGAGGTCGCTGCGGCCCGAGACCTGCCACAGACCGGTCAGTCCCGGCTTGACC from Geodermatophilus normandii includes these protein-coding regions:
- a CDS encoding DUF4082 domain-containing protein, which encodes MLVAVTLVTVGLVTVPTRALAADPCAAPVRSAVACENTRAGTTDWFVSPDSSIEGFATDMSVDIGQRVDFKIRTDSHNYRVDIYRLGWYGGTGGRLVDSVLPSAPMPQSQPDCLRDAATGLVDCGNWGVSASWMVPADAVTGVYLAVLRRLDRIGENQVTFVVRDDRSRSDVVFQTSDTTWQAYNTWGGANLYAGDGPGPAGGAYGPGRAYKVSYNRPLAAGEMAGQVYWAEYPMIRFLERNGYDVTYISGVDTDRSGGRLTNHRLFLSVGHDEYWSGAQRAAVERAKAAGVNLGFFSGNEMYWRTRWEPAIDGSGTQHRTLVCYKTGLPNAPADPSGEWTGLWRDPRAGAGVQPENALIGQQFKVNGNNVDTRRDSIAVPAEYGRTRLWRNTPVATQNAGRTWTFGPGTLGYEWDADFHNGFRPPGLAHLSETVVDVAERDVIQDDYGIVFAPGQATHNLSLYRDPSSKALVFAAGTVQWSWGLDDEHDGGDRVANDPMRQATVNLFADMGVQPVTLQSELVEASASTDITPPTVTITAPTPTDTVTVGSPVTVRGTAADTGGVVTGVEVSIDGGATWHPAQGRETWSYTHTPTVSGLLAVQVRAVDDSARLSEPVTLDASVEQRTCPCTIWPDSAVPRTPATADSTPVELGVRWQSQVAGYVTGVRFYKGTGNSGRHTGSLWTTDGRLLATGTFTDETASGWQTLAFPTAVPVEAGTDYVASYYAPVGGYAADTTAFALAGVTTEPLTALRDVQGAPNGVYHLGGPGFPTSTYQSTNYWVDVVFQSTQPPDTRAPVATVGSPLDGSTSVPPTTAVSVVFDEPVQATSVRMQVTGAGGSPIAGATGYDPGTRTATFRPTEQLAPGTRFTATLSSAQDEAGNALAAPMAWSFTTMRAAAIPGVCPCSIWDDTVVPAVVTVVDPSAVELGMRFRASTDGTVTGVRFYKGPQNSGTHTGTLWSADGRQLARASFSAESTSGWQEAAFDQPVEITAGTTYVVSYHTSSGWYSVTSGGLTGAVTSGPLTALGNGQDGPNGVYLYGAGGFPDRLAGGANYWVDVVFQSAPDVLPPTVTGTAPGTGVTSVPLDGTVSATFNEPIDPVTASLTVTTASGTPVAGTTTYEPSTHTARFTPAAPLQAATGHTVTVSGVADVSGNVMTGALTWSFTTAGLGACPCTLFSDAVPSMPAADDGRPVELGTRLRFDADGWVAGVRFYKGPGNTGTHTGSLWTNDGTLLATGTFADETATGWQELRFANPVPVTAGTTYVASYHAPAGHYAADVEAFNARGRDNPPVRALRDGADGPNGVYAYGARSSFPQDSHRSTNYWVDAVFMTVPPVDTTPPQVVSSSPGDGWTDVAVTNPVQFSFDEAVQASTAVVQVTTAQGATLTGTVSAVGQRLLLFRPDASLPPGTTVTATVSGVRDAAGNAMAAPVSTTFTTAAGQAAGCPCSLFPDGTTPEVEAATDNSAVELGVRFSADTSGVVTGVRFYKGAGNTGTHTGSLWTADGTLLATATFVGETAGGWQQVLFDQPVAIAAGVTYVASYHTEVGRYSYTRGGFESAGVDRAPLHAPQATATEPNGVYRYGASAMPVNGTTTNYHVDVVFETDENSAPPPPPPGTDTTAPSVTSTAPAAGVTSVPTGTAVSAVLSEPVTASSVQFSLSSPGGRVPVVVGLDSTGTRVTASPAAPLAPETAYTAALAAADRTGNAMATPVTWTFTTGDDAPPPTAGACPCTLFTDADVPAATATDDASAVELGVRFSADTSGVVTGVRFYKGAGNTGTHTGSLWTADGTLLATATFVGETAGGWQQVLFDQPVAIAAGVTYVASYHTEVGRYSYTRGGFESAGVDRAPLRAPQATATEPNGVYRYGASAMPVNGTTTNYHVDVLFTPQQPPAAVAAAAPATTSEPSEPAGSTTTPAPGEPSTTSTATSTSEPPSTSEPPSTSEPPSTSEPPSTSEPPTTSEPPTTSEPPTTSEPPTTSEPPTTSEPPPSSSSEPATTSEAPAPREAPAASTPPATSTPPATSSAPPAPSSVPTTSSTPPASSAPAAPVSLFTDADVPPAEAIADTTPTELGTRFTTSAEAWVTALRLYVADGTTGSLVGSLWTAAGQRIATVAFADDPVTGWRTARLAQPVRLEAGGEYLVSYSAPLGRWAQTPSFFDAARSSGPLTAPADGRTPNGVTGPAGTFPTVAAGAAAFWIDVVVTTEAPSGAEEDTVAPAVTDSGPRGTAAAGQAVTVLFSEAVEGVRITLTGPDGAPVPAVLAWDPTTLVARLTPTDELGPGTHTVTVEAARDGAGNPLAQPVTWTFAAP